From Harpia harpyja isolate bHarHar1 chromosome 21, bHarHar1 primary haplotype, whole genome shotgun sequence, one genomic window encodes:
- the RAI1 gene encoding LOW QUALITY PROTEIN: retinoic acid-induced protein 1 (The sequence of the model RefSeq protein was modified relative to this genomic sequence to represent the inferred CDS: deleted 1 base in 1 codon), which yields MQSFRERCGFHGNQQSYQPTSQDTSRLENYRHQSQAGPNCERQRLVAKEYYSQQQLPYSGYENSAVEKYHRGNKQLAGQQLQGRPAFSNYAVQENSPYPARYSGDESLQAWGGQPQALPGGVAKYEDSLMKKTAALAGGRPYHEPAAASLPFRTHFQQQQQQQQPQQQQPPALPYPKLQRQKLPNDVSSPMPFSQSPHFGQHSQSFPASSTYSSVPGGSQPAHSYKSCTAPSGQPPLERPLGSAASLAPGPRVPNLHGYQPNRIGYEQPPQPPPQPPQPPPPQPPQPPQPPQPPQPLQGRHHAPETLHYQNLAKYQHYNQPGQTYCQGDAPPVRTPEQYYQTFSPSASHSPARSVGRSPSYSSTPSPLMPNLENFQYSQQPLSAGAFPAGIADHSHFMPLLNPSPTDGTSPDAQSGNCKNLQKEKLPENLLSDLSLQSLTALTSQVENISNTVQQLLLSKAAVPQKKGIKTPARTPEQLKGQHCSPESSTYSAEQVGTPLSDPLSTPQSVHAETQDTDYLSGSEDQLERSFLYCNQNRSPARVNSNSKTKPESVSTCSVTSPDDMSTKSDDSFQSIHASLPLETFTKYVTNERDCPRLLLSALSQEELASEIIVLQDAISEKADKAWANSPMLSKEATKSPFQLENHRPCLDSMVKGAWPSQGDSSTLTEPLKLDKASGASTGKDFGEEVYEGPQVEFTAAETKDALKDSAPLAFNSKPSIPAATSSAGAAGYSCYSNTTANSVGSENAMEHFEWPEESLGEACLRWKELQAADLPKGLFPSKLVGSCKEKKNACGLDLCDGEQPAKSEPARDFGQQAMEEEEEETLTYDEAAKADSERWLQDTRHCCSAGDFSEIPIISSPELKESDLEAEEYSSLCELAGSEQKSVTYDTSPPKPPEMPAVLSSSEVPVSAEETVSTVEKESSAPAARLSGQSVILLGPAVGTETKVKSWFKSSLPHIQPEEESSGGETSHLEAADAESAPSVKQQLAPKNTLGKTEPVSRGKSLRNKRVHCRLPEGDGPSSAVPSPFDDLPAAGGMASACLGPDGQAEIPSKNAHSQTPRFPAEGLPARMCTRSFTALAEPRAPAPLEGLKAPAHQEKLGKKPACGVKQRVAFKARKRSSRPAPKVVQNASDATLLVPGLVAAEEVAGPTPPEGDAVEAGERDQRSMILRSRTKTQEVFYTKRRRGKRAADVRLKNCKAPKKLISNNHLPPAFKLAAPGSPHKEGKVGARMKLPKAGPGVGGKMSERPLHSLKRKSTFISPIPAKKRNLVLRSNSGGVKEEKPEAPPSLFKKMPVAKKVKAKLPPKSSGEPSRSPPPPKEAPDVCIKITSRAAFQEATKTKVLPPRKGRGLKLEAIVQKITSPNLKKFACKPAATAAVAAATAAAYGTSLSPAGTERERAVKHSGVAPAAGDARLPKLVAAQKAPAAPAVEQLCRNPNGRAPKGKPGGGKKLSTDGCQGEACAPATGAQPGSTMAAKSLGLLPKKRNRKGKAAALGMAKAPLGPAPPLLPRERAAGPGGEEEAPREGKKPKSEEKEAGGGEGPPEGRPTAGPARGPKPRANHSNYNGYSKRQRKRLAHGKAKAVPARCKSRGKRRRQAQQAPLLHPAEPEIRLKYISCKRLRADSRAPPFAPYVRVERRGEFTTACTVVNSPGEEARLQRGPAGPAPRPRAALPASSTMHMGPVVSKALSAACLVCCLCRNPANYKDLGDLCGPYYPEDCLPKKKSRLKEKARAEGPGEDAIPPTAAERAPRGTEGGCGAGGKAARPEGAAEAAKQSALRSSPRGMFRRLQSCYCCDERTEGEEAAEKPRRHECHKAESPPQEPAGDTQEHWLHEACAVWTAGVFLVAGKLYGLQEAVKAAADLKCSSCQQAGATVGCCQKGCPHTYHYACAVDTGCLLTEESFSLKCPKHKRQPV from the exons ATGCAGTCCTTTCGAGAAAGGTGTGGTTTCCATGGCAACCAGCAGAGCTACCAGCCGACTTCACAAGATACATCACGCCTGGAGAATTACAGGCATCAAAGTCAGGCAGGGCCGAACTGCGAGCGGCAGAGGCTGGTGGCAAAGGAGTACTACAGTCAGCAGCAACTGCCGTACTCGGGCTACGAGAACAGCGCCGTGGAGAAATACCACCGGGGAAACAAGCAATTAGCGGGGCAGCAGCTGCAAGGCAGGCCGGCCTTTTCCAATTACGCCGTGCAGGAGAACAGCCCCTACCCGGCCCGATATTCGGGGGACGAGAGCCTGCAGGCGTGGGGCGGCCAGCCGCAGGCGCTGCCCGGCGGCGTGGCCAAGTATGAGGACAGCCTGATGAAGAAGACGGCGGCGTTGGCGGGTGGGCGGCCGTACCACGAGCCGGCGGCCGCCTCGCTGCCCTTCCGGACtcactttcagcagcagcagcagcagcagcagccgcagcagcagcagccgcccgcGCTCCCCTACCCCAAGCTGCAGCGGCAGAAGCTGCCCAACGACGTCTCCTCGCCCATGCCCTTCTCGCAGAGCCCCCACTTCGGGCAGCACTCGCAGTCCTTCCCCGCCTCCTCCACCTACTCCTCGGTGCCGGGGGGCAGCCAGCCGGCACACTCCTACAAGAGCTGCACGGCACCCTCGGGGCAGCCGCCGCTGGAGCGGCCCCTGGGCAGCGCCGCCAGCctggcccccggcccccgcgTGCCCAACCTGCACGGCTACCAGCCCAACCGCATCGGCTACGAGCagcccccgcagccgccgccgcagcccccgcagccgccgccgccgcagcccccgcagccgccgcagcccccgcagCCGCCGCAGCCCTTGCAAGGGCGGCATCACGCCCCGGAGACCCTCCATTACCAAAACCTGGCCAAGTACCAACATTACAACCAGCCGGGCCAGACCTACTGCCAGGGCGACGCGCCGCCCGTCCGGACGCCGGAGCAGTACTACCAGACCTTCAGTCCCAGCGCCAGCCACTCGCCGGCTCGCTCCGTCGGCAGGTCCCCGTCCTACAGCTCCACTCCCTCCCCGCTGATGCCCAACCTGGAGAACTTCCAGTACAGCCAGCAGCCGCTGAGCGCCGGCGCCTTCCCGGCCGGCATCGCCGACCACAGCCATTTCATGCCGCTGCTGAACCCTTCTCCCACCGACGGGACGAGCCCCGATGCTCAATCGGGGAACTGCAAAAACTTGCAGAAGGAGAAGCTGCCTGAAAACCTGCTGTCAGACCTGAGCCTGCAGAGCCTGACGGCGCTCACCTCCCAGGTGGAGAACATCTCCAACACcgtccagcagctgctgctctccaaaGCGGCCGTGCCCCAGAAAAAGGGCATCAAGACCCCGGCGAGGACCCCCGAGCAGCTCAAGGGACAGCACTGCAGCCCCGAGAGCAGCACCTACTCGGCGGAGCAGGTGGGGACCCCTCTGTCCGACCCGCTGAGCACCCCCCAGTCCGTCCACGCCGAGACGCAGGACACCGACTACCTCAGCGGGTCGGAGGACCAGCTGGAGAGGAGTTTCCTGTACTGCAACCAGAACCGCAGCCCTGCCCGCGTCAACAGCAACTCCAAGACGAAGCCCGAGTCGGTGTCCACCTGCTCCGTGACCTCCCCGGACGACATGTCCACTAAATCGGACGACTCCTTCCAGAGCATCCATGCCAGCCTGCCCCTGGAGACCTTCACCAAGTATGTGACCAATGAACGGGACTGTCCCCGGCTGCTCCTCAGCGCCCTGTCCCAGGAGGAGCTGGCTTCCGAGATCATCGTCCTGCAGGATGCCATCAGCGAGAAGGCGGACAAAGCCTGGGCCAACTCTCCCATGCTGAGCAAGGAGGCCACCAAGTCCCCTTTCCAGCTGGAGAACCACCGGCCCTGCCTGGACTCCATGGTGAAGGGTGCCTGGCCCAGCCAGGGTGACTCCAGCACGCTCACCGAGCCCCTCAAGCTGGACAAGGCTTCGGGGGCCAGCACGGGAAAGGACTTTGGCGAGGAGGTCTACGAGGGTCCCCAGGTGGAATTCACGGCCGCCGAGACCAAGGACGCGCTGAAGGACTCTGCCCCGCTGGCCTTCAACTCCAAGCCCAGCATCCCGGCGGCGACGTCGAGTGCGGGAGCCGCCGGCTACAGCTGCTATTCGAACACCACCGCCAACTCGGTGGGGTCCGAGAACGCCATGGAGCACTTCGAGTGGCCGGAGGAAAGCCTGGGCGAGGCGTGCCTGCGGTGGAAGGAGCTGCAAGCCGCTGACCTCCCCAAGGGCTTATTCCCCAGCAAATTGGTGGGCtcctgcaaggagaaaaaaaatgcctgcGGCTTGGATCTGTGTGATGGCGAGCAGCCGGCCAAGAGCGAGCCAGCCCGGGACTTCGGCCAGCAGgcgatggaggaggaggaggaggagacgctGACCTACGACGAAGCGGCAAAGGCGGACAGTGAGAGGTGGCTGCAGGACACCCGGCACTGCTGCTCAGCTGGGGACTTCAGCGAGATCCCCATCATCTCCTCGCCGGAGCTGAAGGAGTCAGATCTGGAGGCGGAGGAGTACTCCTCGCTCTGCGAGCTGGCCGGCTCGGAGCAGAAGTCGGTGACGTACGACACCTCGCCGCCCAAGCCCCCGGAGATGCCCGCCGTGCTGTCTTCCAGCGAGGTGCCCGTGTCCGCCGAGGAGACCGTCAGCACGGTGGAGAAGGAGAGCTCAGCTCCCGCCGCGCGCCTCTCCGGCCAGTCCGTCATCCTGCTGGGCCCCGCCGTGGGCACGGAGACCAAGGTGAAGAGCTGGTTCAagtcctccctgccccacatcCAGCCCGAGGAGGAGAGCAGCGGAGGGGAGACATCCCACCTGGAGGCGGCGGACGCCGAATCTGCCCCGTCGGTGAAGCAGCAACTCGCCCCCAAAAACACGCTGGGAAAGACGGAGCCTGTCTCGCGGGGCAAGAGCCTCCGCAACAAGAGAGTCCACTGCCGGCTGCCAGAGGGGGACGGCCCCAGCAGCGCCGTGCCGAGCCCCTTCGATGACCTGCCGGCAGCCGGCGGCATGGCCAGCGCCTGCCTCGGGCCAGACGGCCAGGCGGAGATACCGAGCAAGAACGCCCACAGCCAAACACCCCGGTTTCCAGCCGAGGGTCTGCCAGCGCGCATGTGCACCCGCTCCTTCACCGCCCTCGCTGAGCCCCGTGCCCCGGCCCCGCTGGAGGGGCTGAAGGCCCCCGCACACCAGGAGAAGCTGGGGAAGAAGCCCGCCTGCGGCGTGAAGCAGCGGGTGGCCTTCAAAGCCAGGAAACGCAGCAGCCGACCGGCCCCCAAGGTGGTCCAAAACGCCAGCGATGCCACCCTCCTGGTGCCCGGCTTGGTGGCGGCAGAGGAGGTGGCGGGGCCGACACCGCCGGAGGGGGACGCGGTGGAGGCGGGGGAGAGGGACCAGCGGTCGATGATCCTGCGCTCCCGGACGAAGACGCAGGAGGTTTTCTACACCAAGAGGCGGCGGGGCAAGCGGGCGGCCGACGTCCGGCTGAAGAACTGCAAGGCGCCCAAGAAGCTCATCTCCAACAACCACCTCCCGCCCGCCTTCAAGCTggcggccccgggcagcccccacAAGGAGGGCAAGGTGGGTGCCCGGATGAAGCTGCCCAAAGCGGGGCCAGGCGTGGGGGGCAAGATGTCCGAGCGGCCCCTGCACTCGCTGAAGAGGAAGTCCACCTTCATCTCCCCCATCCCCGCCAAGAAGAGGAACCTGGTCCTGCGGAGCAACAGCGGCGGCGTGAAGGAGGAGAAGCCGGAGGCCCCCCCCAGCCTCTTCAAGAAGATGCCGGTGGCCAAGAAGGTGAAAGCCAAGCTGCCCCCCAAGAGCTCCGGCGAA CCGTCCCGAAGCCCCCCCCCGCCGAAGGAGGCCCCCGATGTCTGCATCAAGATCACCTCCCGGGCGGCCTTCCAGGAGGCCACCAAGACCAAAGTGCTGCCTCCCCGCAAGGGCCGCGGCCTCAAGCTGGAGGCCATCGTCCAGAAGATCACCTCGCCCAACCTGAAGAAGTTCGCCTGCAAACCGGCAGCcacggcggcggtggcggcggccaCGGCGGCCGCCTACGGCACCTCCCTGAGCCCGGCGGGGACGGAGAGGGAGCGGGCGGTGAAGCACAGCGGGGTGGCCCCGGCGGCGGGCGATGCCCGGCTGCCCAAGCTGGTGGCGGCGCAGAAGGCGCCCGCCGCGCCGGCGGTCGAGCAGCTCTGCCGAAACCCCAACGGCCGAGCACCGAAGGGGAAGCCGGGCGGCGGGAAGAAGCTCTCTACCGACGGCTGCCAGGGCGAGGCCTGCGCGCCGGCCACGGGGGCCCAGCCCGGCTCCACCATGGCAGCCAAGAGCCTGGGGCTCCTACCCAAGAAGAGGAACCGCAAGGGCAAAGCGGCGGCGCTGGGCATGGCCAAGGCGCCCCTTggccccgcgccgccgctgctgccgcggGAGCGTGCGGCGGGACCGGGCGGCGAGGAGGAGGCTCCGCGGGAGGGCAAGAAACCAAAGAGCGAGGAGAAGGAGGCGGGGGGCGGTGAGGGTCCCCCCGAGGGACGCCCCACTGCCGGGCCGGCCCGGGGGCCGAAGCCGCGGGCCAACCACTCCAACTACAACGGCTACTCCAAGAGGCAGCGGAAGCGTCTGGCCCACGGCAAGGCCAAGGCGGTGCCGGCACGGTGCAAGAGCCGCGGCAAGCGGCGGCGGCAAGCCCAGCAGGCCCCGCTGCTGCACCCCGCCGAGCCCGAGATCCGGCTGAAGTACATCTCCTGCAAGCGGCTGCGGGCGGACAGCCGGGCCCCCCCCTTTGCCCCCTACGTCCGCGTGGAGCGGCGCGGCGAGTTCACCACCGCCTGCACCGTCGTCAACTCGCCCGGCGAGGAGGCCCGGCTGCAACGGGGACCGGCCGGGCCGGCGCCGCGACCGCGGGCAGCCTTGCCCGCCTCCTCCACCATGCACATGGGGCCGGTGGTGTCGAAGGCGCTGAGCGCCGCTTGCCTGGTCTGCTGCCTGTGCCGCAACCCCGCCAACTACAAGGACCTGGGGGACCTCTGCGGGCCCTACTACCCCGAGGACTGTCTGCCCAAGAAGAAGTCGCGGCTGAAGGAGAAGGCgcgggcggaggggccgggcGAGGACGCCATCCCACCCACCGCGGCCGAGCGGGCGCCCCGAGGGACGGAGGGCGGCTGCGGTGCCGGCGGCAAGGCGGCGCGGCCGGAGGGTGCCGCCGAGGCGGCCAAGCAGAGCGCGCTGCGCTCCAGCCCGCGGGGCATGTTTCGTaggctgcagagctgctactGCTGTGACGAGAGGACAGAGGGCGAGGAGGCGGCCGAAAAGCCCCGGCGGCACGAATGTCACAAGGCCGAGTCCCCGCCGCAGGAGCCGGCGGGCGACACGCAGGAGCACTGGCTGCACGAGGCCTGTGCCGTATGGACCGCTGGGGTTTTCCTGGTGGCGGGGAAGCTCTACGGGCTGCAGGAGGCCGTCAAGGCGGCTGCCGACCTG AAGTGCTCGAGCTGCCAGCAAGCGGGAGCCACCGTGGGCTGCTGCCAGAAGGGGTGTCCCCACACCTACCACTACGCGTGTGCCGTCGACACAG GTTGCTTATTAACCGAAGAGAGCTTCTCTCTGAAATGTCCCAAACATAAG AGGCAGCCGGTGTAG